A window of Spirochaetae bacterium HGW-Spirochaetae-1 genomic DNA:
GTGCTATGTGAAATATATAGGCGGCTGCCATTTCAAAGATATCATTTTGGAGATACTTTCCGTCAAAAGTTGATCGTGGAATAGCCATGGCCGAGCTTAAAAGTGTAATGTCACGGATGCCTGTTTCCCCGCCGTATAGTGAAACCTGGTTTCCGTGAATTTCAATTAGCTCTGCCAGTGTAAGAAAGTTTATTTCAGGCTGTTTCATTTTGCGAGTTTCTTGAGGGTGGCTGAATGTTTACTGTTGATTTTATCAAGGGAAGCTTTGAGCCTGTTCAACCTTTCCCTGTCTTTTACGGGTGAGAGTATAATGCTGCTCCCATCGGTTGACATTTCCAGCAGGGAATCGCTATCGATATCCAGCAGTTCCATTACGGGCTTATCGATTATTACCGCTGAGCTGTTCCCGTGCTGTATTATTTTCTTTATCATGTAAAGCCTCCAAGTATGTATACACAATATAGATACATTGATTCGGGCAGTCAAGCAAATATTCCGGTTACCTCCTCAATTGAAAGAAAAAATCCACTTCCCATCGTTCATGAATTCCGCAATTCATCCCCCTGAAAGTTCATATTTTGAAAGATCGTTGCCTCAATGCGGCTATTGGCAGGCTGCCGCCTGCGGGCAGGTCTTGACCTGCCCGGCAGGCGCGCCCAATCCGGTTCACCTGTCGGCGGGGGTGGCCGTTACCGCCTCACCGGCGCGCAGGCGCGGGAAATTCACCTTGAAGAAAAGGTTGTAGCCCGAGATGTTCCCGGCGCGAGCCGC
This region includes:
- a CDS encoding type II toxin-antitoxin system death-on-curing family toxin; this encodes MKQPEINFLTLAELIEIHGNQVSLYGGETGIRDITLLSSAMAIPRSTFDGKYLQNDIFEMAAAYIFHIAQNHPFLDGNKRTALAAGLVFLDFNGITIDDPSDRLYAMMMRVASGKGDKKYITEVLRGLSPHSAEK
- a CDS encoding AbrB family transcriptional regulator → MIKKIIQHGNSSAVIIDKPVMELLDIDSDSLLEMSTDGSSIILSPVKDRERLNRLKASLDKINSKHSATLKKLAK